One region of Lysobacter silvisoli genomic DNA includes:
- a CDS encoding M20 family metallopeptidase, with protein MKRPLSVALSCALFALPLAAAAQDAQRPEVQAAAAKVKDKVVAWRRDFHQHPELSNREERTAAKVAEHLRALGLKPRTGIARHGVVAIIEGGKPGPRIALRADMDALPVTEQVDLPFASKVTTTFNGQTTGVMHACGHDAHTGILLGVADALVAMKDQLPGQVMLVFQPSEEGAPGNEEGGASLMLKEGLFKDFKPEAMFGLHVFSTVQAGQIAVRQGPLMAASDRFSIKIKGRQTHGSRPWGGVDPVVAAAEVIGSAQTIVSRRTDIAKLPAVVSFGAIHGGIRYNIIPDEVEMVGTIRTFDEAMRQRIFADLKNVSEHVSAAHGATAVANVPDSEGNPVTYNDPALTARMLPSLQAVAGRDNVIEPSLQMGAEDFSYYAKEVPSMFFFVGATEKGVDPVTAPSNHSPQFKLDESSLDLGVRALLQVTLDYLHQPKG; from the coding sequence ATGAAGCGTCCGCTGTCCGTCGCCCTGAGCTGCGCCCTGTTCGCCCTGCCCCTGGCCGCCGCGGCGCAGGACGCGCAACGCCCCGAGGTGCAGGCCGCGGCGGCGAAGGTCAAGGACAAGGTGGTGGCCTGGCGCCGCGACTTCCACCAGCACCCGGAGCTGTCCAACCGCGAGGAGCGCACCGCCGCCAAGGTCGCCGAGCACCTGCGCGCGCTGGGGCTGAAGCCGCGCACCGGCATCGCCCGCCACGGCGTGGTCGCGATCATCGAGGGCGGCAAGCCCGGCCCTCGCATCGCCCTGCGCGCCGACATGGACGCGCTGCCGGTGACCGAGCAGGTCGACCTGCCGTTCGCCTCCAAGGTCACCACCACCTTCAACGGCCAGACCACCGGCGTGATGCACGCCTGCGGCCACGACGCCCACACCGGCATCCTGCTCGGCGTGGCCGATGCATTGGTGGCGATGAAGGACCAGCTGCCGGGCCAGGTGATGCTGGTGTTCCAGCCCTCCGAGGAAGGCGCGCCGGGCAACGAGGAAGGCGGCGCCTCGCTGATGCTCAAGGAAGGGCTGTTCAAGGACTTCAAGCCCGAGGCCATGTTCGGCCTGCATGTGTTCTCCACCGTGCAGGCGGGCCAGATCGCGGTGCGCCAAGGCCCGCTGATGGCCGCCTCGGACCGCTTCAGCATCAAGATCAAGGGCCGCCAGACCCACGGCTCGCGGCCCTGGGGCGGCGTGGACCCGGTGGTGGCCGCGGCCGAGGTGATCGGCAGCGCGCAGACCATCGTCAGCCGCCGCACCGACATCGCCAAGCTGCCGGCGGTGGTCAGCTTCGGCGCGATCCACGGCGGCATCCGCTACAACATCATTCCCGACGAAGTGGAAATGGTCGGCACCATCCGCACCTTCGACGAGGCCATGCGCCAGCGCATCTTCGCCGACCTGAAGAACGTGAGCGAACACGTCAGCGCCGCGCACGGCGCCACCGCGGTGGCCAACGTGCCCGACAGCGAAGGCAATCCGGTCACCTACAACGACCCGGCGCTGACCGCGCGCATGCTGCCCAGCCTGCAGGCCGTGGCCGGGCGCGACAACGTGATCGAGCCTTCGCTGCAGATGGGCGCGGAGGATTTCTCGTACTACGCCAAGGAAGTGCCGTCGATGTTCTTCTTCGTCGGCGCGACCGAAAAGGGCGTGGACCCGGTGACCGCGCCCAGCAACCACTCGCCGCAGTTCAAGCTGGACGAGTCGTCGCTGGATCTGGGTGTGCGCGCGCTGTTGCAGGTGACGTTGGATTATTTGCATCAGCCCAAGGGTTGA
- a CDS encoding SDR family NAD(P)-dependent oxidoreductase, translating to MNLPLSGFGLRDKIVLVTGASSGIGAASARAFAREGAIVLAAARRAAEGEAVAAAIRAEGGRARFLQADVTRQDDLRRLVDTAVADYGRLDVAFNNAGTDGRFSPFLEQDDANYDLVMNTNVRSVFWAMQHQIAAMLKTGGGAIVNNASMGALIGFQSAAVYVASKHAVMGLTKTAALEYFPRGIRINAVLPGIIDTPFQDRVWGDEASKQAFANATVAGRSGTAEEVAGAALFLASDHASFFSGQGLVMDGGYVAQ from the coding sequence ATGAACCTCCCCCTTTCCGGCTTCGGCCTGCGCGACAAGATCGTCCTGGTCACCGGCGCGTCCTCCGGCATCGGCGCGGCCAGCGCCCGCGCCTTCGCCCGCGAGGGCGCCATCGTCCTGGCCGCCGCCCGCCGCGCCGCCGAAGGCGAGGCCGTGGCCGCCGCCATCCGCGCCGAAGGCGGCCGCGCCCGTTTCCTGCAAGCCGACGTCACCCGCCAGGACGACCTCCGCCGCCTGGTCGACACCGCGGTGGCCGACTACGGCCGCCTGGACGTGGCCTTCAACAACGCCGGCACCGACGGCCGCTTCTCGCCGTTCCTGGAGCAGGACGACGCCAACTACGACCTGGTGATGAACACCAACGTGCGCAGCGTGTTCTGGGCCATGCAGCACCAGATCGCGGCCATGCTGAAGACCGGCGGCGGCGCGATCGTCAACAACGCCTCGATGGGCGCGCTGATCGGCTTCCAGTCCGCGGCGGTGTACGTGGCCAGCAAGCATGCGGTGATGGGCCTGACCAAGACCGCGGCGCTGGAGTACTTCCCGCGCGGCATCCGCATCAACGCGGTGCTGCCGGGCATCATCGACACGCCGTTCCAGGATCGCGTCTGGGGCGACGAAGCCAGCAAGCAGGCCTTCGCCAATGCGACCGTGGCTGGCCGCAGCGGCACCGCCGAGGAAGTGGCGGGCGCCGCGTTGTTCCTGGCCTCCGACCACGCCAGCTTCTTCAGCGGCCAGGGCCTGGTGATGGACGGCGGCTACGTCGCGCAGTGA
- a CDS encoding UPF0149 family protein, translating to MKAPAYLDDAQIERLADLLDQRAVPHKGFNLEALDGFLSALAVAPETVPAEEWQPVVWGGRPPRWSDEAEAQQVDALLQGHWNMASARVRHGDDDLPDHLAPLLWLPEDVEVDQGDDLDVGRDWAFGFFRAVELREAAWDTWLDENEWIDEIFVLFDRLASGEIMGEDPEAPGTPVSYRERLEIVSGLPGMLADLHHHRIDALTPREPRRVAAAPDRNGPCPCGSGKKYKKCCGAA from the coding sequence ATGAAAGCCCCCGCCTACCTAGACGACGCCCAGATCGAACGCCTGGCCGACCTGCTCGACCAGCGCGCCGTTCCCCACAAGGGCTTCAACCTGGAGGCGCTGGACGGCTTCCTCTCGGCCCTGGCGGTGGCGCCGGAGACGGTGCCGGCCGAGGAATGGCAGCCCGTGGTCTGGGGCGGCCGCCCGCCGCGCTGGAGCGACGAAGCCGAGGCGCAGCAGGTCGACGCCCTGCTGCAGGGTCACTGGAACATGGCCAGCGCGCGCGTGCGCCACGGCGACGACGACCTGCCCGACCACCTGGCGCCGCTGCTGTGGCTGCCCGAGGACGTGGAAGTGGACCAGGGCGACGACCTGGACGTGGGCCGCGACTGGGCCTTCGGCTTCTTCCGCGCCGTGGAGCTGCGCGAAGCCGCCTGGGACACCTGGCTGGACGAAAACGAGTGGATCGACGAGATCTTCGTGCTGTTCGACCGCCTGGCCAGCGGCGAGATCATGGGCGAGGACCCGGAAGCGCCGGGCACCCCGGTCAGCTACCGCGAGCGCCTGGAGATCGTCTCCGGCCTGCCCGGCATGCTCGCCGACCTGCACCACCACCGCATCGACGCGCTGACCCCGCGCGAACCGCGCCGCGTGGCCGCGGCACCCGACCGCAACGGCCCCTGTCCTTGCGGCAGCGGCAAGAAGTACAAGAAGTGCTGCGGCGCCGCCTGA
- a CDS encoding glutathione S-transferase family protein, giving the protein MITLYDYLPSRNAWKIRQLLAHLQRPYRSRIVSIFEGEGRREEYRRINPTGAVPAIELDDGRTLAESNAILDYLAQGTAYLPADAYGQAKVRQWLSFEQQYVEMTIGSLRYWTLTGKLPQRNPALVEAKRNGALKSLAILEREFGLRPFAAGEDYGIADIALYAYAGRAEDAGLDLAPYPQFRAWIARVQSQPGHLGEVHLYDIDPHSWKEL; this is encoded by the coding sequence ATGATCACGCTTTACGACTACCTGCCTTCGCGCAACGCCTGGAAGATCCGCCAGCTGCTGGCCCACCTGCAGCGGCCCTACCGCAGCCGGATCGTCAGCATCTTCGAGGGCGAGGGCCGGCGCGAGGAGTACCGCCGCATCAACCCCACCGGCGCGGTGCCGGCGATCGAACTGGACGACGGCCGCACGCTGGCCGAGTCCAACGCGATTCTCGACTACCTGGCGCAGGGCACGGCCTATCTGCCGGCCGATGCCTACGGCCAGGCCAAGGTGCGGCAGTGGCTGTCGTTCGAGCAGCAGTACGTGGAGATGACCATCGGTTCGCTGCGCTACTGGACCCTGACCGGCAAGCTGCCGCAGCGCAATCCGGCACTGGTGGAAGCCAAGCGTAACGGCGCGCTGAAGTCGCTGGCGATCCTGGAGCGCGAGTTCGGCCTGCGCCCGTTCGCGGCCGGCGAGGACTACGGCATCGCCGACATCGCGCTGTACGCCTATGCCGGCCGCGCCGAGGACGCGGGTCTGGACTTGGCGCCGTATCCGCAGTTCCGCGCCTGGATCGCGCGCGTGCAGTCGCAGCCTGGGCACCTGGGCGAGGTCCACCTGTACGACATCGATCCGCATTCGTGGAAGGAGTTGTGA
- a CDS encoding APC family permease: MRTADPPAAAPLQGDAALVRALGPFQLGASIINIIVGAGIFMLPALLSSRLGTAAPLAFIAGAIAIVPIAMCFSAVGSRAAATGGPYTYVGAAYGPFAGFIAGALMWICNTASSAGVAAALATQVAQAWPAFAQPQPRALLILGAYAALFALNAFGVRLGARMIVLLATLKLAPLFLLATLGLLFVDWQHLGWGGIGSWSAMGSAMVLVVFAYSGMETALVPTGEVRDPARHVPRATLSAIGLVVLLYIGLQVVCQGTLGAALPASGAPIADAAGSLWTPGRGLLLITACVSMTGFLMGNLFASSRLLFALGRDGYLPHAYGRVDAKHRVPRLALLTHAGVAAALALGGSFESLALISGGAICLVFAAVSIAAWRAQRIDLRERGEPFVLPGGPVIPAVAVLTMAAILATMSAREWSAIGVSLAGLVLVYLGLRAWRGSVR, from the coding sequence ATGCGCACCGCCGATCCGCCCGCCGCCGCACCGCTGCAGGGCGACGCCGCCCTGGTGCGCGCGCTGGGACCGTTCCAGCTGGGCGCCTCGATCATCAACATCATCGTCGGCGCCGGCATCTTCATGCTGCCGGCGCTGCTGTCCTCGCGCCTGGGCACGGCCGCGCCGCTGGCCTTCATCGCCGGCGCGATCGCCATCGTTCCGATCGCGATGTGCTTCTCCGCGGTGGGCAGCCGCGCCGCCGCCACCGGCGGGCCCTACACCTATGTGGGCGCAGCCTACGGACCGTTCGCCGGCTTCATCGCCGGCGCGCTGATGTGGATCTGCAACACCGCTTCCAGCGCCGGCGTGGCCGCGGCGCTGGCCACGCAGGTCGCGCAAGCCTGGCCCGCGTTCGCGCAACCGCAGCCGCGCGCGCTGCTGATCCTGGGTGCCTACGCCGCGCTGTTCGCGCTCAACGCCTTCGGCGTGCGCCTGGGCGCGCGCATGATCGTGCTGCTGGCGACCTTGAAGCTCGCGCCGCTGTTCCTGCTGGCCACGCTGGGCCTGTTGTTCGTCGACTGGCAGCACCTGGGCTGGGGCGGCATCGGCTCATGGAGCGCGATGGGCAGCGCGATGGTGCTGGTGGTGTTCGCCTACTCCGGCATGGAAACCGCGCTGGTGCCCACCGGCGAAGTGCGCGACCCCGCGCGCCACGTGCCGCGCGCGACGCTGTCGGCCATCGGCCTGGTCGTGCTGCTCTACATCGGCCTGCAGGTGGTCTGCCAAGGCACGCTGGGCGCCGCGCTGCCGGCCAGCGGCGCGCCCATCGCCGACGCCGCCGGCAGCCTGTGGACGCCGGGCCGCGGCTTGCTGCTGATCACCGCCTGCGTGTCGATGACCGGCTTTCTGATGGGCAACCTGTTCGCCTCCTCGCGCCTGCTGTTCGCGCTGGGCCGCGACGGCTACCTGCCGCACGCCTACGGCCGCGTCGACGCCAAACACCGCGTGCCGCGCCTGGCCCTGCTCACTCACGCCGGCGTCGCCGCCGCGCTGGCCCTGGGCGGCAGCTTCGAATCGCTGGCGCTGATTTCCGGCGGCGCGATCTGCCTGGTCTTCGCCGCCGTCTCCATCGCGGCCTGGCGCGCGCAGCGCATCGACCTGCGCGAACGCGGCGAACCTTTCGTGCTGCCCGGTGGCCCGGTGATCCCCGCCGTCGCCGTACTCACCATGGCCGCCATCCTGGCCACGATGAGCGCGCGTGAGTGGAGCGCGATCGGAGTGTCGTTGGCGGGGTTGGTGTTGGTGTATTTGGGGTTGCGGGCTTGGCGGGGAAGCGTGCGCTGA
- a CDS encoding YchJ family protein produces MTACPCDPARRYADCCGRLHQGAPAADAEALMRSRYSAYALGLADYVLASWHPSTRPETLELGAPGATRWLGLEVRAHRPQGDRATVEFVARYRVGGGSAVRLHELSRFLREHGRWTYLDGSFPNG; encoded by the coding sequence ATGACCGCCTGCCCCTGCGACCCCGCCCGACGCTACGCCGACTGCTGCGGCCGCCTGCACCAGGGCGCGCCCGCGGCCGACGCCGAGGCCCTGATGCGCTCGCGCTACAGCGCCTATGCCCTGGGCCTGGCCGACTACGTGCTGGCCAGCTGGCACCCCAGCACCCGGCCGGAAACGCTGGAGCTGGGCGCGCCTGGCGCCACGCGCTGGCTGGGCCTGGAGGTGCGCGCGCACCGGCCGCAGGGCGATCGCGCGACGGTGGAGTTCGTGGCCCGCTACCGCGTGGGCGGCGGCTCGGCGGTGCGGCTGCACGAACTCAGCCGCTTCCTGCGCGAGCACGGCCGCTGGACCTACCTGGACGGAAGCTTCCCGAACGGCTGA
- a CDS encoding amidohydrolase — MRPTRLLLASALLAATSAAAQTPAAVDRGARAVQAEVVAWRRDLHQHPELGNNEVRTAKLIADQLRRIGLQPKTGIAHTGVVAVLKGGKPGPRIALRADMDALPVTEQTNLPFASKVTSTYRGQPVGVMHACGHDAHVAILLGVATALAAQQADLAGEVMFVFQPSEEGPPNPGEPFGAALMLEQGVFRDFKPEAVFGLHVWAGLPVGSIGVRAGPSLASADEWSLTVRGQQTHGSRPWDGVDPITVGAQILLASQSLIARQVNIAATPVVLTAGQFNAGVRFNIIPDEAKLVGTLRTFDAKVREDVIARLRRTAEDLAHASGATAKLDVVNNAPATINDPALTRRVLPSLQRAVGAERVVEMPMVTVAEDFSQFANAVPGVYFFVGSTAAGTDPAQAPINHSPQFLLDEGALDVGTRAMLQLTLDYLGQPSP, encoded by the coding sequence ATGCGCCCTACCCGCCTCCTGCTCGCCAGCGCCCTGCTCGCGGCCACTTCCGCCGCTGCGCAAACGCCCGCCGCCGTCGACCGCGGCGCCCGCGCCGTGCAGGCCGAGGTCGTGGCCTGGCGCCGCGACCTGCACCAGCATCCGGAACTGGGCAACAACGAAGTGCGCACGGCCAAGCTGATCGCCGACCAGCTGCGCCGCATCGGCCTGCAACCCAAGACCGGCATCGCGCACACCGGCGTGGTCGCGGTGCTCAAGGGCGGCAAGCCAGGCCCGCGCATCGCCCTGCGCGCCGACATGGACGCACTGCCGGTCACCGAGCAGACGAACCTGCCGTTCGCGTCCAAGGTCACCAGCACTTACCGCGGCCAGCCGGTGGGCGTGATGCACGCCTGCGGCCACGACGCGCACGTGGCGATCCTGCTGGGCGTGGCCACCGCGCTGGCGGCGCAGCAGGCCGACCTGGCCGGCGAGGTGATGTTCGTGTTCCAGCCTTCCGAAGAAGGCCCGCCCAATCCCGGCGAGCCCTTCGGCGCGGCCTTGATGCTGGAGCAAGGCGTGTTCCGCGACTTCAAGCCCGAGGCGGTGTTCGGCCTGCACGTGTGGGCCGGCCTGCCGGTGGGCAGCATCGGCGTGCGCGCCGGCCCCTCGCTGGCCAGCGCCGACGAATGGAGCCTGACCGTGCGCGGCCAGCAAACCCACGGCTCGCGGCCCTGGGACGGCGTGGACCCGATCACCGTGGGTGCGCAGATCCTGCTGGCCTCGCAGAGCCTGATCGCGCGCCAGGTCAACATCGCCGCCACGCCGGTGGTGCTGACCGCCGGCCAGTTCAACGCCGGCGTGCGCTTCAACATCATCCCGGACGAAGCCAAGCTGGTCGGCACCCTGCGCACCTTCGACGCCAAGGTGCGCGAGGACGTGATCGCGCGCCTGCGCCGCACCGCCGAGGACCTGGCCCACGCCAGCGGCGCCACCGCAAAGCTCGACGTGGTCAACAACGCCCCGGCCACCATCAACGACCCGGCCCTGACCCGGCGCGTGCTGCCTTCGCTGCAGCGCGCGGTCGGCGCCGAGCGCGTGGTGGAAATGCCGATGGTGACCGTGGCCGAGGATTTCTCCCAGTTCGCCAACGCGGTGCCGGGCGTGTACTTCTTCGTCGGCTCCACCGCCGCCGGCACCGACCCGGCCCAGGCGCCGATCAACCATTCGCCGCAGTTCCTGCTCGACGAAGGCGCGCTGGACGTGGGCACGCGGGCGATGCTGCAGCTGACGCTGGATTACCTGGGGCAGCCCTCGCCCTGA
- a CDS encoding LysM peptidoglycan-binding domain-containing protein, with translation MTTPDKKADFSDVQSNVDSTEQVTKRADFSDVQSSVSSTEEITASTAPTDQTYTVEKGDTLSHIAKQFYGKANKWNTIFEANRDQLDDPDKIKPGQVLKIPAIND, from the coding sequence ATGACTACCCCGGACAAGAAAGCCGATTTCTCCGACGTGCAGAGCAACGTCGACAGCACCGAACAGGTAACGAAGCGGGCCGATTTCAGCGACGTGCAATCTTCGGTCAGCTCCACCGAAGAGATCACGGCGTCGACCGCGCCCACCGATCAGACCTACACGGTGGAAAAGGGCGACACGCTGTCGCATATCGCCAAGCAGTTCTACGGCAAGGCGAACAAGTGGAATACGATCTTCGAAGCCAACCGCGACCAGCTCGACGATCCCGACAAGATCAAGCCGGGCCAGGTGCTGAAGATCCCCGCGATCAACGATTGA
- a CDS encoding aldo/keto reductase: MNTRTLGPQGPVVSALGLGCMGMSFAYGAADESESIATLQRALDRGVTFLDTADMYGPHTNEQLLGKALRGRRDQVFLATKFGIVFDPQRPELRGVNGRPEYVRASVEGSLQRLGTDHVDLYYQHRIDPAVPIEETVGAMAELVAQGKVRYLGLSEASAATLERAHAAHPITALQSEYSLWTREPEHNGTLATCARLGIGFVPYSPLGRGFLTGAITAASDLDSADFRLQTPRFQGDNLQNNLALADFVKARAADKGCTPAQLALAWVLAQGEHIVPIPGTKRRKYLDDNLGALDVVLDAQDLAALDAAFAPGAAAGDRYSQAGMALVGG, from the coding sequence ATGAACACCCGCACTCTCGGCCCGCAGGGCCCTGTGGTATCCGCGCTCGGCCTGGGCTGCATGGGCATGAGCTTCGCCTACGGCGCGGCCGACGAATCCGAATCCATCGCCACCTTGCAGCGCGCGCTGGATCGGGGCGTGACCTTCCTGGACACCGCCGACATGTACGGCCCGCACACCAACGAACAGTTGCTGGGCAAGGCGCTGCGCGGGCGCCGCGACCAGGTGTTCCTGGCGACCAAGTTCGGCATCGTGTTCGATCCGCAGCGCCCGGAACTGCGCGGCGTGAACGGCCGCCCCGAGTACGTGCGCGCCAGCGTCGAAGGCAGCCTGCAGCGCCTGGGCACCGACCATGTCGATCTGTACTACCAGCACCGCATCGATCCGGCCGTGCCGATCGAGGAAACGGTGGGCGCGATGGCCGAACTGGTCGCACAGGGCAAGGTGCGCTACCTGGGCCTGTCGGAGGCCTCGGCGGCCACCCTGGAGCGCGCGCATGCGGCGCACCCGATCACGGCGCTGCAGAGCGAGTACTCGCTGTGGACGCGCGAGCCCGAGCACAACGGCACGCTGGCGACCTGCGCGCGCTTGGGCATCGGCTTCGTGCCCTACAGCCCGCTGGGCCGCGGCTTCCTCACCGGCGCCATCACCGCCGCCAGCGACCTGGACAGCGCCGACTTCCGCCTGCAGACGCCGCGCTTCCAGGGCGACAACCTGCAAAACAACCTGGCCCTGGCCGACTTCGTGAAGGCGCGCGCCGCCGACAAGGGCTGCACGCCGGCGCAGCTGGCGCTGGCCTGGGTGCTGGCGCAGGGCGAACACATCGTGCCGATCCCCGGCACCAAGCGCCGCAAGTATCTCGACGACAACCTCGGCGCGCTGGACGTCGTGCTGGACGCGCAAGACCTGGCCGCGCTGGACGCCGCCTTCGCGCCCGGCGCGGCCGCGGGCGATCGCTATTCGCAGGCGGGCATGGCGCTAGTCGGCGGCTGA
- a CDS encoding YkgJ family cysteine cluster protein: protein MTAHPCQQCGACCAHFRVAFHWSETDAATPAGTPVAATEVLDPHRVAMRGTYGGAALRCQQLHGEIGTAAHCAIYAQRPSPCRELRAAWEHGQPSPQCDRARAAYGLAPLTPQTWDIA, encoded by the coding sequence ATGACGGCTCATCCCTGCCAGCAGTGCGGCGCCTGCTGCGCCCACTTCCGCGTCGCCTTCCATTGGAGCGAAACCGACGCGGCCACGCCGGCCGGCACGCCGGTGGCGGCGACCGAAGTCCTGGACCCGCACCGCGTGGCCATGCGCGGCACCTACGGCGGAGCGGCGCTGCGTTGCCAGCAGCTGCATGGCGAGATCGGCACCGCCGCGCACTGCGCCATCTACGCGCAACGCCCCTCGCCTTGCCGCGAGCTGCGGGCCGCCTGGGAACACGGACAGCCGAGCCCGCAATGCGACCGCGCACGCGCCGCGTACGGCCTGGCACCGCTGACGCCGCAGACGTGGGACATCGCCTAA
- a CDS encoding LysR family transcriptional regulator, whose product MAAHPLPAVIAFARVAHLGSFTRAAAELEVSTSALSQTVRGLEERLGVRLLNRTTRRVGLTEHGARFLAQVGPGLAQIDAAFDDLDAVRERPTGRLRINAGRIAIRSLIEPRLPEFLARYPDVQVELFADDTLADLVAGGFDAGIRLGECLARDMVARPIGGPQRTIVVGSPDYYARRGTPRVPEDLIHHDCIRQRLPGSGRMQPWEFTRDGRDFEVDVGGRLIFNDSSLARAPLLAGLGLGQLFPVLVADHLAAGRLVQVLDRYTPPFPGFHIYYTARRQLAPKLRAFVDFMCQDE is encoded by the coding sequence ATGGCCGCGCACCCGCTCCCCGCCGTGATCGCCTTCGCCCGCGTCGCCCACCTGGGCAGCTTCACCCGCGCCGCGGCCGAACTGGAGGTGTCGACCTCGGCCCTGTCGCAGACCGTGCGCGGCCTGGAGGAGCGCCTGGGCGTGCGCCTGCTCAACCGCACCACCCGCCGGGTCGGCCTGACCGAGCACGGCGCGCGCTTCCTGGCCCAGGTCGGACCGGGCCTGGCCCAGATCGACGCCGCCTTCGACGACCTGGACGCGGTGCGCGAACGGCCCACCGGGCGGCTGCGCATCAATGCCGGCCGCATCGCCATACGCAGCCTGATCGAGCCGCGTTTGCCGGAGTTCCTGGCACGATACCCGGATGTGCAGGTGGAGCTGTTCGCCGACGACACCCTCGCCGACCTGGTCGCGGGCGGCTTCGATGCCGGCATCCGCCTGGGCGAATGCCTGGCCCGCGACATGGTCGCCCGGCCCATCGGCGGCCCGCAGCGCACCATCGTGGTCGGCTCGCCGGACTACTACGCCCGCCGCGGCACCCCGCGCGTGCCCGAGGACCTCATCCACCACGACTGCATCCGCCAGCGCCTGCCCGGCAGCGGCCGCATGCAGCCCTGGGAGTTCACCCGCGACGGCCGCGATTTCGAGGTGGACGTGGGCGGGCGGCTGATCTTCAACGACAGCAGCCTGGCGCGCGCCCCGCTGCTGGCCGGCCTGGGCCTGGGCCAGCTGTTTCCGGTCCTGGTCGCCGACCACCTCGCCGCCGGCCGCCTGGTGCAGGTGCTGGACCGCTACACGCCGCCCTTCCCCGGCTTCCACATTTACTACACCGCACGCCGCCAGCTGGCACCCAAGCTGCGCGCCTTCGTCGACTTCATGTGCCAGGACGAATGA
- the queF gene encoding NADPH-dependent 7-cyano-7-deazaguanine reductase QueF (Catalyzes the NADPH-dependent reduction of 7-cyano-7-deazaguanine (preQ0) to 7-aminomethyl-7-deazaguanine (preQ1) in queuosine biosynthesis): protein MTQELPLGRHVDYPRHYDPALLFPIARALGRSHIGLSDRALPFVGVDRWHAYELSWLDGRGKPRMATATLTVPAHSPHLVESKSLKLYLNSYNASRYDSDEAVRTQIAADLSAAAGAPVEVAFGLPPVQGSAALSLDEQDLTVDDYGPPNAAHLAADPTVVVEETLSSGLLKSNCPVTGQPDWARVDIAYRGPRLDRAGLLRYLVSFRDHAEFHEQCVERIFADLMRVAAPQSLSVEARYTRRGGLDINPWRATADFLRPLAHRDERQ from the coding sequence ATGACCCAAGAACTGCCGCTCGGCCGCCACGTCGACTACCCGCGCCACTACGACCCGGCGCTGCTGTTCCCGATCGCCCGCGCGCTGGGCCGCTCGCACATCGGCCTGTCCGACCGGGCCCTGCCCTTCGTCGGCGTGGACCGCTGGCATGCCTACGAACTGAGCTGGCTGGACGGCCGCGGCAAGCCGCGCATGGCCACCGCCACCCTGACCGTGCCGGCGCACTCGCCCCACCTGGTCGAATCCAAGTCGCTGAAGCTGTACCTGAACTCCTACAACGCCTCGCGCTACGACAGCGACGAGGCCGTGCGCACGCAGATCGCCGCCGACCTCAGCGCCGCCGCCGGCGCGCCGGTCGAGGTCGCCTTCGGCCTGCCGCCGGTGCAGGGCAGCGCCGCGCTGTCGCTGGACGAACAGGACCTGACGGTGGACGACTACGGCCCACCCAACGCCGCCCACCTGGCCGCCGACCCAACCGTGGTCGTCGAGGAAACCCTGAGCAGCGGCCTGCTCAAGTCCAACTGCCCGGTCACCGGCCAGCCCGACTGGGCGCGCGTGGACATCGCCTACCGCGGCCCGCGCCTGGACCGCGCCGGCTTGCTGCGCTACCTGGTCTCGTTCCGCGACCACGCCGAGTTCCACGAGCAATGCGTGGAACGGATCTTCGCCGACCTGATGCGCGTGGCCGCGCCGCAGTCGCTATCGGTGGAAGCGCGCTACACCCGCCGCGGCGGCCTGGACATCAACCCCTGGCGCGCCACGGCAGATTTTTTGCGCCCCCTGGCACACCGCGACGAGCGCCAGTAA